The Thermococcus peptonophilus genomic sequence GAACCCTTGTGATAAACTACTCAAAGGAGGCCATAGAGGAGACACTCAAGCTCCTGAAGAAGCTCGGGTACATCGAAATAAAGGGAGGAAAAGTCAGGAAGATCAGGGAAATGGGAGAGTGATTACACCCTCGCCCTCTCAAACTCTTTTTCTCTGCTCAGAGGCTTCGTCGCGTCAATTCCCCACTTCGCCGTAAGTCCTTTCTCAGCTGAGGGGTCGAGGGAACTTCCCCTAGCGTTCGGAACTATCACCAGGTCCCTGTCCGGCTGGAAGCGGGTAGCTACCGCCCACTCGACTTCTCTGTCATCGTATATGTTTATGTCTTCATCGACCACTATAACCCTCTTCAGGCTCGGGTGGCCGGCGAAAGCGGCTAAAATTGCGTTCTTTCCGTCGCCCTCGTGCTGTTTGGTTATCGAAACGACGGCGTGGAGCCACATTGCCCCGCCTTCGGTCAGCCTTACCCCGTGAACCTTTGGCACGACTCTCTTCACGCTCGCGTATATCTGGGGCTCCTTTGGAAGGCCCATCAGCATGTAGTGTTCATAACCGCCGGAGAGCAGGGCGTGGAAGATGGGATTTTCAACGTGGTACATCTTCTCAAACACTACTAGCGGTTGCTTCCTGACTATATCGTATGTCCCGGTTATGTCAACGAAGGGTCCTTCATCGACGAGCTCCGGCGTTATCTTGGCCTCGAAAACGAACTCACTCTCTACCGGAACTGGAATCCCGCCAAGGTCTATTACTTCGAGCGGTCTTCCAAAGGCCATTTCGCTCATGGCCGATGCTATCTCCAGCTCGCTAACCCCATAGGCCGTGCTCACGGACCCGGCCAGGAGGAGGTGTACTGGGTTGCCAACCACTATCCTAATATCTAGGTCTTCTCCCCTCTCGGCCTTCTCCTTCCACATTGAGTAGAGATGCCTCGGAACGAGCCTTATAGCGGCGCTTTTCTCATCGCGCACCATCATCCTGTGGAAGGACACGTTAACAAAGCCGTTATCGTCCTTCGCTATGACCATAGCCGAGGTGAAGTACTGGCCGCCGTCCCTGGGATAGTACTTGGGTATTGGGAGCTCCTTGAGGGAGAAATCCCCAGTTGGGTTCTTAAGGAAGGGAGCGTCCTCAGCCATTCTGTAAGGCCTCGGGTTCTCCATTGCCTCCGCTATCAGGTGGATGAGCTTTTCCCTCGTGGTGTTGAGGTAAGATGCTATCCTCTCGCGGGTGCTCCAGATGTTTCCAGCAACCTTCCAGCCCTCTACGTCCTCAAAAAGAACAGGCCTGTCGGGATATTTCAAAAGATAGCGGGTTATCTCCAGCTCTTTCTTTACGGGCTCCTTGATAACAACCAGGTCTTCAAACCGTGAGAGTATCTCCCCCAGCATGCTATCACCATACCAACTTCCAAAAGGTCTATAAAGCCTTTTTCTAAACTTTCGGCGATTGGCCATGCCCATGGTTGTCCTGCGGATTCCAGATGGCTCAGCACTGGTGTACATA encodes the following:
- a CDS encoding UbiD family decarboxylase, whose amino-acid sequence is MLGEILSRFEDLVVIKEPVKKELEITRYLLKYPDRPVLFEDVEGWKVAGNIWSTRERIASYLNTTREKLIHLIAEAMENPRPYRMAEDAPFLKNPTGDFSLKELPIPKYYPRDGGQYFTSAMVIAKDDNGFVNVSFHRMMVRDEKSAAIRLVPRHLYSMWKEKAERGEDLDIRIVVGNPVHLLLAGSVSTAYGVSELEIASAMSEMAFGRPLEVIDLGGIPVPVESEFVFEAKITPELVDEGPFVDITGTYDIVRKQPLVVFEKMYHVENPIFHALLSGGYEHYMLMGLPKEPQIYASVKRVVPKVHGVRLTEGGAMWLHAVVSITKQHEGDGKNAILAAFAGHPSLKRVIVVDEDINIYDDREVEWAVATRFQPDRDLVIVPNARGSSLDPSAEKGLTAKWGIDATKPLSREKEFERARV